The proteins below are encoded in one region of Campylobacter rectus:
- a CDS encoding DUF3137 domain-containing protein, with translation MDDLVLLELERQKVLRSLFRLKLTCFFVATAVAWLLYLAAQNAALSAGAFVACGAAMYYFFESIFTDSFTFKFKRKVVRSIVEDCGLTYYPGDYVESDYLYMIYDFDIDKYSGNDLIFGQIEGVRVKFSDVEALSIKEDIRGNETHRILFAGLLFVADFPKRLKGVTQICSGTDDFKDYGGKRARMDDAEFERLFRVYTTDQIEARYALTPSMMENLKLLKTRFHRPINIVLTGDKICIAIRTGRDNFEPDLRRPLVGKGANRFYKDEIGGFLRIVEELRLNRKIWLD, from the coding sequence ATGGATGATTTGGTCTTGCTAGAGCTTGAGCGGCAAAAGGTTTTACGCTCGCTTTTTAGGCTAAAGCTCACCTGCTTTTTTGTCGCTACGGCGGTGGCTTGGCTGCTTTATCTAGCCGCGCAAAACGCCGCTCTTAGCGCGGGCGCGTTTGTGGCTTGCGGGGCTGCGATGTATTATTTTTTCGAGAGCATTTTTACCGATAGCTTTACCTTTAAATTTAAGCGAAAAGTCGTAAGGAGCATCGTGGAGGATTGCGGTCTCACGTATTATCCGGGCGACTACGTAGAGAGCGATTATCTTTATATGATTTATGATTTTGACATCGATAAATACTCGGGCAACGACCTGATTTTCGGGCAGATAGAGGGCGTGCGGGTCAAATTTAGCGACGTAGAGGCGCTAAGCATCAAAGAGGATATTCGCGGAAACGAGACGCACAGGATACTTTTTGCGGGGCTTTTGTTTGTCGCGGATTTTCCTAAGCGGCTAAAGGGCGTCACACAAATTTGCAGCGGGACGGATGATTTTAAGGACTACGGCGGCAAACGCGCGAGGATGGACGACGCGGAGTTTGAGCGGCTATTTCGCGTCTATACGACCGATCAGATCGAGGCTAGATACGCGCTCACGCCTAGCATGATGGAAAATCTAAAGCTGCTAAAAACGAGATTTCACCGCCCTATAAACATCGTGCTAACCGGGGACAAAATCTGTATAGCGATCCGCACCGGGCGCGATAACTTTGAGCCCGATCTACGCCGTCCGCTTGTGGGCAAGGGGGCGAATAGATTTTACAAAGACGAGATCGGCGGCTTTTTGCGTATCGTCGAGGAGCTGCGGCTAAACCGTAAAATTTGGCTGGATTAG
- a CDS encoding flagellar basal body rod modification protein produces MANGLETNNFTVNNQAAKKSADALQKAAGTNPNAQLDKDAFMKLLLTELQYQDPTSPMDTEKMLTQTSQLAALEMQENTNKMMQKLADQLKNSTNMYAVSVLGKMAKIGDSGIIKEEGKGVNFVGFLESAAKGGKINIRDNNGRLVRTLEFGEAKAGANTFEWDGKDSSGNEAKAGTYSVEISYVDTAGKVKNGGVGNYLVEGVKFVDGVAQVKVGGQYVSIDKVKEFTEPKKG; encoded by the coding sequence ATGGCAAACGGACTAGAAACAAATAACTTCACGGTAAACAACCAAGCCGCCAAAAAATCGGCGGACGCCCTGCAAAAGGCCGCAGGCACCAACCCAAACGCCCAGCTAGACAAGGACGCTTTTATGAAACTTCTTTTGACCGAGCTTCAGTATCAAGACCCGACAAGCCCGATGGATACGGAAAAAATGCTAACTCAAACCAGCCAGCTAGCCGCGCTTGAAATGCAAGAAAATACGAATAAAATGATGCAAAAGCTAGCCGACCAGTTAAAAAACAGCACCAATATGTATGCCGTCAGCGTGCTAGGCAAAATGGCTAAAATCGGCGACAGCGGCATCATAAAAGAAGAAGGCAAGGGCGTCAATTTTGTAGGCTTTTTAGAAAGCGCGGCAAAAGGCGGCAAAATAAACATCAGAGACAATAACGGCAGACTCGTAAGAACGCTGGAATTCGGCGAAGCGAAAGCCGGTGCAAATACTTTCGAGTGGGACGGCAAAGATAGCTCGGGCAACGAAGCAAAAGCAGGCACCTACTCCGTAGAGATCAGCTACGTCGATACCGCAGGCAAAGTAAAAAACGGCGGCGTGGGCAACTATTTAGTAGAAGGCGTCAAATTCGTAGACGGCGTCGCGCAGGTAAAGGTCGGCGGACAATACGTCAGCATCGACAAAGTCAAAGAATTTACCGAGCCGAAAAAAGGATAA
- the typA gene encoding translational GTPase TypA has product MEKIRNIAVIAHVDHGKTTMVDELLKQSGTFSEHQAVGERVMDSGDIERERGITILSKNTAIRYKDTKINIIDTPGHADFGGEVERVLKMVDGVLLLVDAQEGVMPQTKFVVKKALSLGLRPIVVVNKIDKPAADPDRVINEIFDLFVALEANDEQLEFPVVYAAARNGYAKLNLADENVNMQPLFETILSHVPAPSGDINNPLQLQVFTLDYDNYVGKIGIARIFNGKISKNQNVMLAKADGTKTTGRISKLIGFLGLERRDIDEAQVGDIVAIAGFEALDVGDSVVDPNSPMPLDPLKIEEPTLSVVFSVNDSPLAGTEGKHVTSNKLDERLSGEMKTNIAMRYENIGEGKFKVSGRGELQITILAENMRREGFEFCLGRPEVIVKEIEGVRCEPFELLVCDVPDEFSGTVIEKLGRRKAEMVSMHPTGDGQTRIEFEIPARGLIGFRSQFLTDTKGEGIMNHSFLEFRPLIGSVEHRSNGALVSMESGVTLAYSLWNLQDRGILFVDPQTKTYVGMIIGEHSRPNDLDVNPIKGKNLTNVRASGSDDAIKLVPPRKLSLERALEWIEEDELVEVTPANVRVRKRYLDPTMRRRMAKTKE; this is encoded by the coding sequence TTGGAAAAGATACGAAATATCGCCGTCATAGCCCACGTCGATCACGGCAAGACTACGATGGTGGACGAACTTTTGAAACAATCGGGCACTTTTAGCGAGCACCAAGCCGTCGGCGAACGCGTGATGGATAGCGGCGACATCGAGCGCGAGCGCGGTATCACAATCCTCTCGAAAAACACCGCTATCCGCTATAAAGATACGAAAATCAACATCATCGACACTCCGGGCCACGCCGATTTTGGCGGCGAGGTGGAGCGCGTGCTAAAGATGGTCGACGGCGTTTTGCTGCTCGTAGACGCACAAGAAGGCGTAATGCCACAGACTAAATTCGTCGTGAAAAAGGCGCTTTCGCTCGGCCTTCGTCCGATCGTCGTCGTAAATAAAATCGACAAACCCGCAGCCGATCCCGATCGCGTGATAAACGAGATTTTCGACCTTTTCGTAGCGCTTGAGGCAAACGACGAGCAGCTGGAGTTTCCCGTCGTTTATGCGGCGGCTAGAAACGGCTACGCGAAGCTAAATTTGGCCGACGAAAACGTAAATATGCAGCCGCTTTTCGAGACGATTTTGTCTCACGTTCCGGCTCCTAGCGGCGATATAAACAACCCTTTGCAGCTTCAGGTTTTTACGCTTGACTACGATAACTACGTCGGTAAAATCGGCATCGCACGTATCTTCAACGGTAAAATCTCTAAAAATCAAAATGTGATGCTCGCTAAAGCCGACGGCACGAAAACGACGGGTAGGATTTCAAAACTTATCGGCTTTTTGGGTCTTGAGCGTCGCGACATCGACGAGGCGCAAGTGGGCGATATCGTGGCGATAGCGGGCTTTGAGGCGCTGGACGTCGGCGATAGCGTCGTGGATCCAAACTCTCCGATGCCGCTTGATCCGCTAAAAATCGAGGAGCCTACGCTTAGCGTCGTATTTAGTGTAAACGACAGTCCGCTAGCGGGCACCGAGGGCAAGCATGTAACCTCAAACAAGCTCGACGAGCGGCTATCGGGCGAGATGAAAACAAATATCGCGATGCGCTACGAAAACATCGGCGAGGGTAAATTTAAGGTTAGCGGCCGCGGCGAGCTGCAAATCACGATCCTGGCCGAAAATATGCGCCGCGAGGGCTTTGAGTTTTGTCTCGGACGTCCGGAGGTTATCGTTAAAGAGATCGAGGGCGTGCGCTGCGAGCCGTTTGAGCTGCTAGTGTGCGACGTGCCGGACGAGTTTAGCGGTACCGTGATCGAAAAACTCGGACGCAGAAAGGCCGAGATGGTCTCTATGCACCCGACCGGCGACGGGCAGACGAGGATTGAGTTTGAGATCCCTGCGCGCGGCCTCATCGGCTTTAGAAGCCAGTTCTTGACTGATACGAAAGGCGAGGGCATCATGAACCACAGCTTCCTTGAGTTTCGCCCGCTCATCGGTAGCGTCGAGCACCGCAGCAACGGCGCTTTGGTATCTATGGAAAGCGGCGTGACGCTAGCGTATAGCCTTTGGAACTTGCAAGATCGCGGCATACTTTTCGTCGATCCGCAGACCAAGACCTACGTGGGTATGATCATCGGCGAGCACAGCCGTCCAAACGACCTCGACGTAAATCCGATCAAGGGCAAAAATCTCACCAACGTACGCGCTAGCGGCTCTGACGACGCTATTAAGCTCGTGCCGCCTAGAAAGCTCAGCCTAGAGCGCGCTTTGGAGTGGATCGAGGAGGACGAGCTAGTCGAGGTTACGCCTGCAAACGTGCGCGTGCGCAAACGCTATCTTGACCCGACCATGCGCCGCAGAATGGCAAAAACCAAAGAATAA
- a CDS encoding LemA family protein, whose product MYIVLGIIAVLALIVISVYNSLVGKRNQVSNIRSGVDTQLKRRFDLIPNLVATVKQYITHERELLENISALRSGIQKAAGDEQRFALNGELSNLISKLNVVVENYPELKANENVMHLQKTLNEIEEQISAARRAYNAAVTDYNNAVEMFPSNIVASWARFHKAAFFEVPKGQDDPHDVHELFNR is encoded by the coding sequence ATGTACATCGTCCTAGGCATCATCGCCGTTCTCGCACTCATCGTTATCTCGGTCTACAACTCGCTGGTAGGCAAGCGCAACCAAGTCTCAAACATCAGATCGGGCGTCGATACGCAGCTAAAAAGGCGCTTTGACCTCATCCCAAACCTCGTCGCCACCGTCAAGCAGTACATCACGCACGAGCGCGAGCTGCTAGAAAACATTTCCGCGCTTAGAAGCGGCATCCAAAAGGCTGCGGGCGACGAACAGAGATTTGCGCTAAACGGCGAGCTGTCAAACCTCATCTCAAAGCTCAACGTCGTCGTCGAGAACTACCCCGAGCTCAAAGCCAACGAAAACGTTATGCACCTGCAAAAGACGCTAAACGAGATCGAGGAGCAGATCTCCGCCGCGCGCCGCGCCTACAACGCCGCCGTGACCGACTACAACAACGCCGTGGAGATGTTTCCCTCAAACATCGTCGCTAGCTGGGCGAGGTTTCATAAGGCGGCATTTTTCGAGGTGCCAAAGGGTCAAGACGATCCGCACGACGTGCATGAGCTCTTTAACCGCTAA
- a CDS encoding protein-L-isoaspartate(D-aspartate) O-methyltransferase — MTALEKSKCINMADEIGNIVALTPTLYKALCDTPREIFAPVTRHAYSLDAQPIGGNQWISSPLTVIKMTLALDAEDIDNALEIGCGSGYQAAILSHLAHRVFTVERIEKLATEAKKRFKALEIHNIHVRFDDGNVGWKSYAPYDRILLSAAARQVPQTLFNQLKNGGILVAPIKKDGKQFIVKFKKDACGKITQKTLEECLFVPLLDGIE; from the coding sequence ATGACCGCTCTTGAAAAATCAAAATGCATAAATATGGCCGATGAAATCGGCAATATAGTCGCGCTTACGCCGACGCTTTACAAGGCTCTTTGCGACACTCCGCGCGAGATCTTTGCGCCCGTCACGCGGCACGCATACAGCCTGGATGCACAGCCCATCGGCGGCAATCAATGGATCAGCTCGCCGCTGACGGTCATCAAAATGACGCTGGCGCTTGATGCCGAAGATATCGACAACGCCCTAGAAATCGGCTGCGGTAGCGGCTACCAAGCGGCGATTTTGTCGCATTTAGCGCACAGGGTTTTTACCGTCGAGCGCATCGAAAAGCTCGCAACAGAAGCTAAAAAGCGCTTTAAAGCACTCGAAATCCACAACATCCACGTGAGATTTGACGATGGAAACGTCGGCTGGAAAAGCTACGCGCCCTACGACAGGATTTTGCTCTCGGCGGCAGCGCGGCAAGTGCCTCAGACGCTTTTCAATCAGCTGAAAAACGGCGGCATTTTAGTAGCTCCTATCAAAAAAGACGGCAAACAATTTATCGTCAAATTTAAAAAAGACGCTTGCGGCAAGATAACGCAAAAAACGCTTGAAGAGTGCCTATTTGTACCGCTTTTGGACGGGATAGAGTGA
- a CDS encoding flagellar hook protein FlgE — protein MVRSLYNGVSGVKTQSFSMDVWAHNIANINNVGYTASIPEFKSIFYQTSFKAGNNPTQDQVGLGATGMTTALSFYKQGPLMKTDNVLDMAIGGKGFFGVTNGMDTYYTRAGSFGVNKDRYLVTNQGNYVLGTQNTLTQVTPSQGAIEAFGRINSKAAVTQAYTPSADTTDLDIGDIGSQGKIKLPEFLYLPTKPTSKVTFKGNLDSSLKTEPATLPLGAATYTSNIDNASRTINLRGRVTADATITRPRKGDLITVTATDANGKTAEFSAPIDENGNWSISQKFENDFDLAAAPNLQAKIKTTKEAANQEKFVTELLNADGTKNTLELTLTKRVPQGANGAVWDAAATVKDASGAVISNSKGELNFGLDGRLAGSTLSAIDNNGSQIKLDFGAPAAAGQIYSGVTSTAQAKSISIAQDGVREGILKDYYTNDSGNILAQFTNGQVRSVAKVALYHFQNEQGLAKMGDNIYSQSANSGAAFFYKDAGGKSIYGAKIASNTLEQSNVDLAQALTEIIVTQKAYDANAKSITTSNEMLQRAIELKR, from the coding sequence ATGGTAAGAAGCCTATATAACGGCGTTAGCGGCGTTAAGACGCAAAGTTTTAGTATGGACGTTTGGGCGCACAACATCGCCAACATAAACAACGTCGGCTACACCGCTTCGATACCCGAATTTAAGAGCATCTTTTACCAAACATCCTTCAAGGCGGGAAACAATCCGACCCAAGATCAAGTGGGTCTGGGGGCTACGGGTATGACGACGGCGCTTAGCTTTTACAAGCAAGGACCGCTTATGAAGACGGACAACGTCCTGGATATGGCGATCGGGGGCAAGGGATTTTTCGGCGTGACAAACGGCATGGACACCTACTATACGCGCGCAGGAAGCTTTGGCGTGAATAAAGACAGATACCTCGTGACAAATCAAGGCAACTACGTCCTAGGCACGCAAAACACGCTAACGCAGGTTACTCCGAGCCAGGGCGCGATAGAGGCTTTCGGCAGGATAAATTCAAAAGCCGCGGTCACGCAGGCCTACACGCCAAGCGCCGATACGACCGATCTTGACATCGGCGACATCGGCTCTCAGGGTAAAATCAAGCTACCGGAGTTTTTGTATCTGCCGACCAAGCCGACCTCGAAAGTGACTTTTAAAGGAAATCTCGACTCATCCCTTAAAACCGAGCCGGCTACCCTGCCGCTGGGTGCTGCGACCTATACCAGCAACATAGATAACGCCTCTAGAACTATAAATTTACGAGGACGAGTCACGGCGGATGCTACGATAACCCGCCCGAGAAAAGGCGATCTAATCACCGTAACGGCAACCGACGCGAACGGCAAAACAGCCGAATTTAGCGCCCCGATCGACGAAAACGGCAACTGGAGTATAAGTCAAAAATTTGAAAACGATTTCGACCTAGCCGCGGCACCGAATTTGCAAGCTAAGATAAAAACGACGAAAGAAGCGGCAAATCAAGAAAAATTCGTAACCGAGCTTTTAAACGCGGACGGCACGAAAAACACCCTTGAGCTAACGCTAACAAAACGCGTGCCGCAGGGCGCTAACGGCGCGGTTTGGGACGCGGCGGCAACCGTAAAAGACGCAAGCGGAGCCGTGATCTCAAACTCTAAAGGGGAGTTAAATTTCGGCCTAGACGGTAGGCTCGCCGGCTCCACTTTGAGCGCGATAGATAATAACGGTTCGCAAATCAAGCTGGACTTCGGCGCTCCTGCGGCTGCGGGGCAAATTTACTCAGGCGTTACCAGCACGGCGCAAGCAAAAAGTATCTCGATCGCCCAAGACGGCGTGCGTGAGGGTATTTTAAAGGATTATTACACCAACGACTCGGGCAATATTTTGGCGCAATTTACCAACGGACAAGTCCGCTCTGTGGCCAAAGTCGCGCTCTATCACTTCCAAAACGAGCAAGGGCTTGCCAAAATGGGCGATAATATCTATTCGCAAAGCGCAAACTCGGGCGCTGCCTTTTTCTACAAAGACGCAGGCGGCAAAAGTATCTACGGCGCGAAAATCGCCAGCAATACGCTAGAGCAGTCAAACGTCGATCTAGCGCAGGCTCTAACCGAGATCATCGTCACGCAAAAAGCCTACGACGCCAATGCCAAAAGCATAACGACCAGCAACGAAATGCTCCAGCGAGCAATCGAGCTAAAGCGTTAA
- the fliK gene encoding flagellar hook-length control protein FliK: MQMTQNDILSFDASIKGGVKKQGKSSQKSGKEDGEFLSMVLDAAAKKGENLSEKDLKEMAKAVNLSAQTTQNQQTKAPIQSTDVKEILGEEAAENLFENATFMQLLQILEMLSGGEKISKFPNFENRLAKALSNETILNELRGAKNLNELIEIANKLNLGLENIEVTQVQADELSEKFPNLAKKDFFEPVTPKKNLALGELKNKVEETINAKEQSPKDTLNKLLAAVQEEQAKPQNKPETAAAKVENNTQNLAQNAKILSEAAKNTDENAGEKESISKDKKQKPSPKAESELNLTSAKNEKSGLNLDAKKINLQNLLFSEREGAREQILTEPQSGDSENSELNAMVKDIISNAKAQSKNLGAVRETFDNFSSNLKEQVAAYKSPFMRFNITLNPLNLGEVEIMMVNRGNNLHINFNSNTQTMNLFLQNQAEFKNSLVNMGFTELEMNFSDQNQQKKEQGQKNYKGSKFSAEDAEQGELIAPRLELVVPRYV; this comes from the coding sequence ATGCAAATGACGCAAAACGATATCTTATCCTTTGACGCGAGCATCAAAGGCGGCGTAAAAAAGCAGGGTAAAAGCTCGCAAAAAAGCGGCAAAGAGGATGGCGAGTTTCTTTCTATGGTGCTAGATGCAGCCGCTAAAAAAGGCGAAAATTTAAGCGAAAAAGATCTAAAAGAGATGGCAAAGGCCGTAAATTTATCCGCTCAAACGACTCAAAATCAGCAAACAAAAGCGCCAATCCAAAGCACGGACGTAAAAGAAATTTTAGGCGAGGAAGCGGCTGAAAATTTGTTTGAAAACGCGACTTTTATGCAGCTTTTGCAAATTTTAGAGATGCTTAGCGGCGGCGAGAAAATCAGCAAATTTCCAAATTTTGAAAACCGCCTAGCCAAAGCGCTCTCAAACGAAACCATACTAAACGAGCTACGAGGGGCCAAAAATCTAAACGAGCTCATCGAGATCGCAAATAAGCTAAATTTAGGTCTGGAAAATATCGAAGTGACGCAAGTTCAGGCCGACGAGCTAAGTGAAAAATTCCCGAATTTGGCAAAAAAAGATTTCTTTGAGCCGGTAACGCCTAAGAAAAATTTGGCCTTAGGCGAGCTAAAAAACAAAGTCGAAGAGACTATAAACGCCAAAGAACAGAGTCCCAAAGATACGCTAAATAAACTGCTCGCCGCCGTGCAAGAAGAGCAGGCAAAGCCGCAAAATAAACCCGAAACCGCGGCTGCAAAAGTAGAAAACAATACGCAAAATTTGGCCCAAAACGCCAAAATTTTAAGCGAGGCGGCAAAAAATACAGATGAAAATGCGGGCGAAAAAGAGTCGATTTCGAAAGACAAAAAACAAAAACCAAGTCCAAAAGCGGAAAGCGAATTAAATTTAACCTCCGCAAAAAACGAAAAATCGGGGCTAAATTTAGACGCAAAAAAGATAAATTTACAAAATTTATTATTTTCGGAACGCGAGGGCGCCCGGGAGCAAATTTTAACCGAACCGCAAAGCGGCGATAGCGAAAATAGCGAGCTAAACGCGATGGTAAAAGACATCATCTCAAACGCCAAGGCTCAAAGTAAAAATTTAGGGGCCGTGCGCGAGACGTTTGATAACTTTAGCTCAAATTTAAAAGAGCAAGTCGCAGCCTATAAATCGCCGTTTATGCGCTTTAACATCACGCTAAATCCGCTAAATTTAGGCGAAGTCGAGATTATGATGGTAAATCGCGGCAACAATCTGCATATAAATTTCAACTCAAATACGCAGACGATGAACCTCTTTTTACAAAATCAGGCCGAGTTTAAAAACAGCCTCGTAAATATGGGCTTTACCGAGCTTGAGATGAACTTTAGCGACCAAAATCAGCAAAAAAAAGAGCAAGGGCAAAAAAACTACAAAGGCTCCAAATTTAGCGCCGAAGACGCCGAACAAGGCGAGCTAATCGCACCTCGTTTAGAGCTGGTCGTTCCGCGCTACGTGTAA
- a CDS encoding ribonucleotide-diphosphate reductase subunit beta has protein sequence MNRKRIYNPGSNENLTDRRVFNGNPHGILNFTKAKYQWALKLWDLMEANTWFPKEVDTSGDVRDYAYSLTQAEKRMYDLVWSQLISMDSFQTNNLADNINPYITAPEINACLARQAYEEANHSKSYAVMVEAICDNTDLIYEMEKHDEVLREKNDYISSVYEELAGEVTDEKLLLAMVANQILEGIYFYSGFTAIYALARAGKMLGSAQMIRFIQRDEITHLLLFQNMINSVRTERPDLFTSEMEAKIYDMFKRAGELEIKWGKYITQNQIMGFTDDIIEQYIRYLIDQRLVAIGLKRRYDARHPIKWVDDFAKFNDQKSNFFEAKVTNYSKGSISFDDF, from the coding sequence ATGAACCGAAAAAGAATCTACAACCCGGGCTCAAATGAAAATTTGACCGATCGCCGCGTATTTAACGGCAATCCGCACGGCATTTTAAATTTCACCAAAGCAAAATACCAATGGGCGCTCAAGCTCTGGGATCTGATGGAGGCCAACACGTGGTTTCCAAAAGAAGTCGATACGTCAGGCGATGTGCGCGACTACGCCTACAGCCTCACCCAGGCCGAAAAGCGTATGTATGACCTAGTCTGGAGTCAGCTCATCTCGATGGATAGCTTCCAGACCAACAACCTAGCCGACAACATCAACCCATACATCACCGCACCCGAGATCAACGCCTGCTTGGCGCGCCAGGCCTACGAGGAGGCCAACCACTCCAAGTCCTACGCCGTCATGGTCGAGGCCATCTGCGACAACACCGACCTGATTTATGAGATGGAAAAGCACGACGAGGTGCTACGCGAGAAGAACGACTACATTTCAAGCGTTTATGAGGAGCTAGCGGGCGAAGTGACGGACGAAAAGCTACTGCTAGCTATGGTGGCAAATCAAATTTTAGAGGGCATTTATTTTTACAGCGGTTTTACGGCGATTTATGCGCTGGCGCGTGCGGGCAAGATGCTAGGCAGCGCGCAGATGATTCGCTTTATCCAGCGCGACGAGATCACGCATCTGCTGCTTTTTCAAAATATGATCAATAGCGTCCGCACCGAGCGTCCGGATCTTTTCACGAGTGAAATGGAAGCTAAAATTTACGATATGTTCAAGCGCGCAGGCGAGCTTGAGATCAAATGGGGCAAATACATCACGCAAAACCAGATCATGGGCTTTACCGACGATATCATCGAGCAATACATCCGCTACCTCATCGACCAGCGTCTGGTCGCCATCGGACTAAAACGCCGCTACGACGCCCGCCACCCGATAAAATGGGTCGATGATTTTGCTAAATTTAACGACCAGAAGTCAAATTTCTTTGAAGCAAAAGTGACAAACTATAGCAAAGGAAGCATCAGTTTTGACGACTTTTAG
- a CDS encoding carbon-nitrogen hydrolase family protein → MTTFSPNLCPIVLTAPTCRQRQDELLGKIAAAPRNSVILAGELCVSGYDTGGFFSGANGAMPGDSIGSFDAILFKAVQEALSTDKFLGLTHLTSLNRAKGLAQNSNTQAQKNEIYNEFILLNSQNVFYTQNKSKLFRPNLEHEIFAAGDDAAIRPFDFKGLKIGVLICFELRFAHLWERLKGCDIILVPAMWGKAREDAYLTLCKALALANSCYVVAASSLDLEFSGVFLPSGEFAKEVKFDPNLILETKRNLGLL, encoded by the coding sequence TTGACGACTTTTAGTCCGAATTTATGCCCTATCGTCCTAACTGCGCCGACTTGCCGACAAAGACAAGACGAACTGCTGGGAAAAATCGCCGCCGCACCTAGAAACTCGGTCATCCTAGCCGGCGAGCTGTGCGTGAGCGGGTATGATACGGGCGGATTTTTTAGCGGAGCAAACGGGGCGATGCCGGGCGACTCGATCGGTAGCTTCGATGCTATACTTTTTAAAGCCGTGCAAGAAGCGCTAAGTACAGATAAATTTCTCGGACTCACGCATCTAACGAGCCTAAACCGCGCCAAAGGGCTCGCGCAAAATTCGAACACGCAGGCGCAAAAGAACGAAATTTATAACGAATTTATCCTGTTAAATAGCCAAAACGTCTTTTATACGCAAAATAAATCAAAGCTTTTTCGCCCGAATTTAGAGCACGAAATTTTTGCCGCGGGAGACGATGCGGCGATAAGGCCTTTTGATTTTAAAGGGCTAAAAATCGGCGTTTTAATTTGCTTTGAACTTAGATTTGCCCATCTTTGGGAGCGGCTAAAAGGCTGCGATATCATTTTGGTGCCCGCGATGTGGGGCAAAGCGCGCGAGGACGCATACCTTACGCTTTGCAAGGCTCTAGCGCTTGCTAATAGCTGCTACGTCGTAGCCGCGAGCTCGCTTGATTTGGAGTTTTCGGGCGTGTTTTTGCCGAGCGGCGAATTTGCGAAAGAGGTCAAATTCGACCCGAATTTGATCCTTGAAACCAAACGAAATTTGGGGCTTTTATGA